The Cryomorphaceae bacterium 1068 genome includes a region encoding these proteins:
- a CDS encoding endonuclease/exonuclease/phosphatase family protein has translation MIKRLRSFSKSAMLTINIIMVIGIGLAYLATEISPDKFPYLAFFGIAYGFFLVANIIFIVFWLLVKKRFALISTLAILLGFTYLASYFQAIPDLNSKNPPARSVKVVSQNVKLFGWYNWGENIALRDRMMLKLEKMNGDIFCFQEYFHNSGPGIFETKELLKLTLGAPYVYDEYTSTVGKNQHYGIATFSKFPIVGQGKIRFEGETNNNMSIYTDVVAYGDTIRIYNVHAASIRFSDSQYAFIKELNDEKQEAHVEIDEALGIVQRLAGAFARRAKQVEQVKAHSSDSPYPVVICGDFNDTPVSYSYATISDGLVDTFREGGGLGIGSTYLGAFPSFRIDYIFHSEDLESANYTRYEEGISDHNAISSFVWVKKD, from the coding sequence GTGATTAAGCGCCTCAGGTCTTTTAGCAAGTCCGCCATGTTGACCATCAATATCATTATGGTCATTGGGATTGGATTGGCCTACCTCGCTACTGAAATCAGCCCCGATAAATTCCCATATCTCGCCTTCTTTGGAATTGCTTATGGCTTCTTTTTGGTTGCCAATATCATCTTTATCGTTTTCTGGCTCTTGGTGAAAAAGCGATTCGCCTTGATCTCCACCCTCGCCATTTTGCTTGGCTTCACCTACCTCGCCTCTTACTTTCAAGCTATTCCCGATTTGAATTCAAAAAATCCACCTGCGCGGTCGGTGAAGGTAGTCTCCCAAAATGTGAAGCTCTTCGGCTGGTACAATTGGGGAGAGAATATTGCCTTGCGAGATCGCATGATGCTGAAATTGGAAAAAATGAACGGAGACATCTTCTGTTTCCAAGAATACTTTCACAATTCCGGGCCAGGGATTTTTGAAACAAAAGAACTCTTAAAGTTGACCTTGGGTGCGCCATATGTATACGACGAGTACACTTCAACAGTGGGGAAGAATCAACACTACGGCATAGCGACTTTCAGCAAGTTTCCAATTGTGGGTCAGGGCAAAATTAGATTTGAAGGAGAGACGAATAACAACATGAGCATCTATACTGATGTGGTGGCTTATGGCGATACAATTCGGATTTACAATGTACACGCGGCTTCCATCCGATTTAGCGACTCTCAATATGCTTTCATCAAAGAGTTGAACGATGAAAAACAAGAAGCCCATGTCGAAATAGATGAGGCATTGGGAATCGTCCAACGACTTGCAGGCGCCTTTGCACGAAGAGCCAAGCAGGTAGAACAAGTAAAAGCGCATTCCAGCGATAGTCCCTATCCGGTAGTGATTTGCGGCGACTTTAACGATACGCCCGTTTCTTACAGCTACGCCACTATCTCAGATGGCTTGGTTGATACCTTTCGGGAAGGCGGTGGATTGGGAATCGGTAGTACATACTTGGGGGCATTTCCCTCCTTTCGAATTGATTATATCTTCCACTCGGAAGATTTGGAATCAGCAAACTACACCCGTTACGAAGAGGGTATTTCGGATCACAATGCGATTAGTTCGTTTGTGTGGGTTAAAAAAGACTAG
- the mutL gene encoding DNA mismatch repair endonuclease MutL — MPDIIQLLPDAVANQIAAGEVVQRPASAVKELLENAVDAGAENIQLIIKDAGKTLIQVIDDGCGMSETDARMSLERHATSKIKKAEELWQIRTKGFRGEALASIAAISHMEMRSRLRENEIGTKITIAGSEIGNQEPCAAAHGTSISVKNLFYNTPARRNFLKSDAVEMRHIVEEFERVALAHPDIGFSLHHNDNELFNLKPSTLRQRIVNVFGSKFNERLVPVKEDTAIVRLEGFIGKPEYAKKTRGEQYFFVNDRFIKNSYLNHAVTRAFDELIGRDSYPSYFLYLKVDPASIDVNIHPTKTELKFTEERSIYAIVHSSVRNSLGKYNIAPSLDFDQEAILNIQPLPQNVEVAPPESKDFNFNPFETKATQPTNGGGGGFNSGRSGGFSQNWKELYSITEKRDGEEQSPLFDREEEKEIDLPVVSVTDRDRPIFQLHRRYILTQIKSGFIIIDQQRAHERVLFEEIKRGLERGSGFSQQQLFPQRVELDGKDLQLLEDLKEDLFKLGFNISTFDNESAVVNGVPAEAKGLDVGALIQDFLEQYKSSVGQFQNDHHDQIAAGMARSLKIKEGKKMENTEMLDLVDRLFACAQPQITPSGKSVILNFTLDEIQRKFKA; from the coding sequence ATGCCCGATATTATTCAACTTCTTCCGGATGCCGTCGCTAATCAAATAGCGGCGGGTGAGGTAGTTCAACGACCTGCCTCGGCAGTGAAAGAACTGCTGGAAAATGCCGTGGATGCAGGTGCTGAAAATATTCAGCTTATCATCAAGGATGCGGGCAAGACACTGATTCAGGTTATAGACGATGGCTGTGGCATGAGCGAAACAGACGCTCGAATGAGCTTGGAACGCCACGCTACTTCAAAAATCAAAAAAGCCGAAGAGCTTTGGCAGATTCGCACGAAAGGCTTTCGCGGAGAGGCTTTGGCATCAATTGCCGCGATATCTCATATGGAAATGAGATCGCGTTTGCGCGAAAACGAAATAGGAACAAAAATCACGATTGCAGGTAGTGAAATCGGCAATCAAGAACCATGTGCTGCGGCACATGGCACCTCAATCTCAGTTAAGAATCTCTTCTACAATACTCCCGCCCGACGAAATTTCCTAAAGTCGGACGCGGTAGAAATGCGCCACATCGTCGAAGAATTTGAACGAGTAGCATTGGCTCACCCCGATATTGGCTTTTCCCTTCACCACAACGACAACGAACTCTTCAACTTAAAGCCTTCGACTTTAAGGCAAAGGATCGTAAATGTTTTTGGATCGAAGTTCAACGAGAGACTGGTTCCCGTTAAGGAAGATACTGCCATCGTTCGGCTGGAGGGCTTTATCGGCAAACCGGAATACGCCAAGAAAACGCGTGGAGAGCAGTACTTCTTCGTAAATGACCGCTTCATCAAAAACAGCTACCTCAATCACGCGGTGACAAGAGCTTTCGACGAATTGATCGGTCGGGACTCCTACCCTTCTTACTTTCTTTACCTCAAGGTAGATCCCGCCAGTATCGACGTCAACATCCATCCTACGAAAACGGAATTAAAATTCACCGAAGAACGATCGATCTATGCCATCGTGCACAGTTCGGTGAGAAATAGCTTGGGCAAATACAATATTGCTCCAAGCCTCGATTTCGATCAAGAAGCCATTCTCAATATTCAGCCGCTTCCACAAAATGTGGAAGTAGCTCCACCTGAATCGAAAGACTTTAATTTTAACCCGTTTGAAACCAAAGCGACTCAGCCCACAAATGGTGGTGGTGGAGGATTCAACTCAGGTCGCTCCGGTGGTTTCAGCCAAAATTGGAAGGAGCTTTACAGTATTACGGAAAAGAGAGATGGGGAGGAACAGTCTCCGCTTTTTGACCGAGAGGAAGAGAAAGAGATCGATTTACCGGTTGTTTCTGTAACCGATCGCGATCGCCCGATATTCCAGCTTCACCGTCGCTACATCTTAACTCAAATCAAGTCAGGCTTTATCATCATTGATCAGCAGCGGGCACACGAACGTGTGCTGTTCGAAGAGATCAAACGCGGATTGGAACGCGGCAGCGGATTCAGCCAGCAACAATTGTTTCCGCAGCGTGTTGAACTCGACGGAAAAGACCTACAGTTGCTGGAAGACTTGAAGGAGGACTTGTTTAAGCTCGGCTTTAACATTTCAACTTTCGATAATGAAAGCGCGGTGGTAAACGGAGTTCCGGCCGAAGCAAAAGGTCTGGATGTAGGAGCTCTAATCCAAGACTTCTTGGAACAGTACAAAAGCTCAGTAGGACAATTTCAAAACGATCACCACGACCAGATAGCTGCGGGAATGGCGAGAAGTTTAAAAATCAAGGAAGGGAAGAAGATGGAGAATACGGAAATGCTCGATTTGGTAGATCGTTTGTTTGCATGTGCGCAACCGCAGATCACCCCTTCAGGCAAATCAGTGATTCTCAACTTTACACTGGATGAAATTCAAAGAAAATTCAAAGCTTAG
- a CDS encoding M48 family metalloprotease, translating into MSRLISSFILISFVQFSHAQNIQKDIELGKQYSEYVEASVGIYDNPELTDYIKAVGDNLTAQLEEPLFEYQYTILATPEPNAFSIPGGHLYITTGMFPFLESEDELACIMAHEIIHANNRHVIKSNRKGIIPGILQIPGAIIGAVVDENLGNALQSPFQQLGLLTHASYNRKQETEADLEGVEIAAKAGYDPNALKTILSRIGEYGEIVSGEEEEKNAYASHPMTDDRIARIDKIRSTLEVGERSYVASDFLEKFDGALAGSDPSNGIFVEQNYLNPKDDFKLDFPEDWECDFVGNLIAGVNVEKKEYMRVTFERSDVNPTEAAQKYLESLSSYAKESMIGSEPVSIGNKIGHIIAFKEKSGEDVYYGSKTWVKQDSLLFAFMAVSTSQDQAKMEGILYSLDSLSEEDIQTISVPTLELVSAKENETAGSIIERTKTELTEAITLLINQKKTGDLFQKGETVKVVVPEKL; encoded by the coding sequence ATGTCTAGACTGATTTCTTCCTTTATCCTCATATCTTTTGTACAATTTTCCCACGCGCAAAACATCCAAAAGGACATTGAGCTTGGGAAGCAGTACTCCGAATATGTAGAAGCTTCGGTTGGTATATACGATAACCCAGAGTTGACGGATTATATCAAAGCAGTAGGAGACAACCTCACCGCTCAACTGGAGGAGCCTCTCTTCGAATACCAATACACCATTTTGGCGACACCTGAGCCCAATGCCTTTTCCATTCCGGGAGGCCATCTTTATATCACCACCGGCATGTTTCCTTTTCTCGAATCAGAAGATGAGCTGGCTTGCATCATGGCTCATGAGATCATCCATGCAAACAATCGCCATGTGATCAAGTCCAATAGAAAGGGAATCATTCCAGGGATTCTTCAAATACCTGGCGCTATCATCGGCGCTGTGGTCGATGAGAATCTTGGAAACGCTCTTCAATCTCCCTTTCAACAATTGGGACTTTTGACACATGCCTCATACAACCGAAAGCAAGAGACTGAAGCAGATCTCGAAGGTGTAGAAATTGCCGCGAAAGCCGGATATGATCCGAATGCGTTGAAGACCATTTTATCTCGAATAGGTGAGTATGGGGAAATTGTATCGGGTGAGGAGGAAGAGAAGAACGCCTACGCCAGCCATCCCATGACCGATGACAGAATAGCCAGAATTGATAAAATTCGATCAACTCTAGAGGTAGGAGAGAGGTCCTACGTAGCAAGTGACTTTTTGGAGAAATTTGATGGAGCTTTAGCGGGAAGCGATCCATCTAACGGAATATTTGTCGAGCAGAATTACCTCAATCCTAAAGATGATTTCAAACTAGATTTCCCTGAAGATTGGGAATGTGACTTTGTAGGAAATTTAATCGCAGGAGTCAATGTAGAAAAGAAAGAGTACATGCGAGTGACTTTTGAGCGAAGTGATGTCAATCCCACGGAGGCAGCGCAAAAGTATTTGGAGAGTTTGAGTTCTTATGCCAAGGAGTCTATGATTGGGTCAGAGCCGGTTTCAATAGGTAATAAGATTGGTCATATCATTGCCTTTAAAGAAAAGTCGGGCGAAGACGTTTATTACGGATCCAAAACTTGGGTAAAGCAAGATAGCCTCCTCTTTGCTTTTATGGCCGTGAGCACCAGTCAAGACCAAGCCAAGATGGAAGGAATTCTGTATAGCCTGGACTCACTTAGCGAGGAGGATATCCAAACTATTAGCGTCCCAACTCTTGAATTGGTGAGTGCCAAAGAAAACGAAACAGCCGGCTCGATCATTGAAAGAACTAAAACGGAACTGACTGAGGCCATTACCCTCTTAATCAATCAAAAGAAAACGGGAGACCTATTTCAAAAAGGAGAGACCGTGAAGGTCGTGGTTCCGGAAAAACTCTGA
- a CDS encoding rhomboid family intramembrane serine protease, whose amino-acid sequence MSAFQSSSAFGNMPEVVKNLLIINGLFFLATIALKPQGIDLEVYFAAFYWKSILFEPWQIVTHMFMHASFPHIFFNMFALWMFGSAIERIWGGKRFLLYYLVTGFGAFILHYLVVAYQIEQLLPQVSSEMLEVIKTEGAQLVINNRNYTDPVIGKLNGLYNGPVVGASGAVFGILLAFGMMFPNTRLMLLFFPVPIKAKYFVIGYGAIELFSGIANQPGDNVAHFAHLGGMLFGFILIKYWNSNKGNSSYGH is encoded by the coding sequence ATGAGCGCATTTCAAAGTAGCAGTGCATTTGGTAATATGCCCGAAGTGGTCAAAAATTTATTGATCATCAATGGCCTATTCTTCTTAGCCACGATTGCATTAAAACCTCAGGGCATTGACCTGGAAGTTTACTTTGCCGCGTTCTATTGGAAATCAATTCTATTTGAACCATGGCAGATTGTAACGCATATGTTTATGCATGCCAGCTTTCCTCACATCTTCTTTAATATGTTCGCTCTCTGGATGTTTGGTTCGGCTATCGAAAGAATTTGGGGTGGAAAGCGGTTTTTGCTGTACTACCTCGTTACAGGATTTGGAGCTTTTATTTTGCACTACCTGGTCGTAGCTTATCAAATTGAACAGCTTTTGCCTCAGGTAAGCAGCGAAATGCTGGAAGTCATTAAGACAGAAGGCGCACAGCTCGTAATCAATAACCGTAATTACACTGATCCTGTTATAGGCAAGCTCAATGGCTTATACAATGGACCGGTAGTAGGTGCGTCAGGAGCAGTTTTTGGAATCTTATTGGCCTTCGGGATGATGTTTCCCAATACTCGTCTAATGCTGCTTTTCTTTCCCGTTCCTATCAAAGCCAAATACTTTGTTATTGGGTACGGTGCCATCGAGCTCTTTTCAGGTATAGCCAATCAACCTGGTGATAACGTAGCCCACTTCGCCCATTTGGGGGGAATGCTATTTGGCTTTATCTTAATCAAATATTGGAATAGTAACAAAGGAAACTCCTCATACGGACACTAA
- a CDS encoding ABC transporter substrate-binding protein yields the protein MRGFIIIFVLFLFGCANEHTHPDKMIFRYNESAGISSLDPAQSRNLENLWACNLLFNGLVEIDDHLMVRPAIAHAWEIDSTGTIYRFFLRDDVFFHDSEAFPDGKGRRVVANDFVFSFKRVIDPMKTTPGAWVFGNVSENEPFEAINDTTLEIRLNRPFPPFLGLLGMKYCSVIPKEAIEKYGDDFRSNPVGTGPFKFHFWIENSRLALHKNENYFQVDEAGERLPYLDAVAVSFIPDKSAAYLDFLKGNFDFMSGLHASYKDELLTAVGELNPIYSDKFYLQRHPFLKTDYLGFQISDSLNEGSPWLNADLRRAVNYAIDRDAMVRYLRNNVYTPAHGGFIPKGMPGYNESAGYTYRPDSVKAILKRAGYPNGVGLSELTLSTTTDYVDLCEYAQHQLSEFGIKIKVDVLPASVHRESTSKGNLPFFRKSWLADYPDDENFMALFNSENKSPSGPNYTHFDSPEFDEFYRLALSENDPKKRASLYTDMDSLMMAQAPIVPLYYDVVMRFVSKDVSGLDANPMNVLDLRRVRIN from the coding sequence ATGAGAGGATTCATCATCATATTTGTCTTGTTTCTTTTTGGCTGCGCCAATGAACACACTCATCCTGACAAGATGATCTTCCGCTACAACGAGTCGGCGGGGATTTCTTCTCTTGATCCCGCTCAAAGCCGCAACTTGGAAAATCTTTGGGCCTGCAATCTTCTCTTTAACGGCTTGGTAGAAATAGATGACCACTTAATGGTAAGGCCCGCTATCGCCCATGCCTGGGAAATAGACTCGACAGGTACCATTTACCGATTCTTTCTTCGTGATGATGTGTTCTTTCACGACAGTGAAGCTTTTCCCGATGGAAAAGGCAGAAGGGTAGTCGCGAACGATTTTGTCTTCAGTTTTAAAAGGGTGATTGACCCGATGAAAACCACGCCGGGCGCATGGGTTTTTGGAAATGTCAGTGAAAATGAGCCATTTGAAGCTATTAATGACACGACGCTCGAAATTCGACTCAATCGTCCTTTTCCGCCATTTCTCGGTCTTTTGGGAATGAAGTACTGCTCTGTTATTCCAAAGGAAGCCATTGAAAAGTACGGCGACGATTTTCGGAGCAATCCCGTCGGAACGGGCCCTTTTAAGTTTCACTTTTGGATTGAGAATTCCCGATTGGCACTCCACAAGAATGAGAACTATTTTCAAGTTGATGAAGCGGGGGAGAGGCTGCCCTATCTCGATGCAGTCGCGGTTTCCTTTATTCCTGACAAGAGTGCGGCCTATCTAGATTTCCTCAAAGGGAATTTCGACTTTATGTCGGGCTTACACGCCAGTTATAAAGACGAATTGCTCACGGCTGTGGGGGAACTCAACCCAATCTATTCAGACAAGTTTTATTTACAGCGTCATCCATTCTTAAAGACGGACTACCTCGGTTTTCAAATCAGCGATTCACTCAACGAGGGCAGCCCTTGGCTCAATGCCGATTTGCGCCGAGCGGTAAACTACGCCATCGACCGCGACGCTATGGTGCGCTACTTGCGCAACAATGTGTACACACCTGCCCACGGTGGGTTCATTCCCAAAGGAATGCCGGGCTACAACGAAAGCGCCGGATATACGTATCGACCCGATTCGGTAAAAGCCATTCTGAAAAGAGCTGGATACCCCAATGGTGTCGGCCTTTCTGAATTGACGTTGAGTACAACTACAGATTACGTCGATCTTTGCGAATACGCTCAGCATCAACTCAGCGAGTTTGGGATCAAAATCAAAGTCGATGTCCTTCCTGCGTCCGTGCATCGAGAAAGCACATCAAAAGGGAATTTGCCTTTCTTCCGAAAGTCATGGCTCGCTGACTATCCCGATGACGAGAATTTCATGGCTTTATTTAATTCAGAGAATAAATCACCGAGTGGTCCGAATTATACGCATTTCGATAGCCCCGAATTTGATGAGTTTTACCGACTAGCTTTGAGTGAAAACGACCCAAAAAAGCGTGCAAGTCTTTACACCGATATGGATAGTCTCATGATGGCTCAAGCGCCGATTGTCCCACTCTACTACGACGTGGTGATGAGGTTTGTCTCCAAGGATGTTTCGGGGCTGGATGCCAATCCGATGAATGTGCTAGACTTGCGGCGTGTTAGGATTAATTAG
- a CDS encoding TfoX/Sxy family protein, translating to MASDQSYVDYVLDHIHGAGEIVAKKMFGEYAIYSDGKIFGSVCDNRLFIKPTNAGRTFIGEPTEAPPYPGAKPNFLIEEKIEDKAWLSQLIRLTLEELPAPKPKKKKKK from the coding sequence ATGGCTTCTGATCAAAGTTACGTCGACTATGTTTTAGACCACATTCATGGTGCGGGAGAAATCGTCGCCAAGAAAATGTTTGGTGAATATGCAATCTATTCGGATGGAAAGATTTTCGGCAGTGTTTGCGACAATCGACTTTTTATCAAACCCACCAATGCAGGCAGAACGTTTATTGGTGAGCCAACCGAAGCTCCGCCTTATCCAGGAGCTAAACCCAATTTTTTGATCGAAGAAAAGATTGAAGATAAAGCTTGGCTGAGCCAATTGATACGACTGACTCTTGAGGAGCTTCCGGCGCCCAAACCCAAGAAGAAGAAAAAGAAATAG
- a CDS encoding rhomboid family intramembrane serine protease, translating to MASILDDLKRSYHSGNMVTRFIFLNVGVFVALSLIRVFGFFYKSDFLGVVVPWVAGSSNWETMLFRPWTVMTYMFVHEGLWHLFVNMIMLWFSGRLFGDLLGDRRLVAVYFYGGIAGFLLYFVSYNIFPVFSGAESTIIGASASVIAILVAIATYNPDMEVRLILIGNVKLKFIAIFFVALDILFLDGGNTGGRLAHLGGALLGFSYARSLSKGNDWSNGFYGFVNFFRDLVKPKPKMKVASSKARSAASGSSSRSQAKKSKEEVSQQKKIDEILDKISQSGYDSLTKAEKEFLFNASKK from the coding sequence ATGGCCTCAATCTTAGACGACTTAAAGCGCAGCTACCACAGTGGCAATATGGTCACTCGATTCATCTTTTTGAATGTAGGTGTTTTCGTGGCTTTGAGTCTCATTCGCGTTTTTGGCTTCTTTTACAAAAGTGACTTCTTGGGAGTAGTAGTTCCTTGGGTAGCTGGCTCTTCCAATTGGGAGACTATGTTGTTTCGGCCTTGGACCGTGATGACGTACATGTTTGTCCACGAGGGGCTGTGGCATCTCTTTGTCAATATGATCATGCTCTGGTTTTCGGGAAGGCTCTTTGGTGACCTGCTAGGAGACCGACGATTGGTAGCCGTTTATTTTTATGGTGGTATAGCGGGTTTCCTGCTCTACTTTGTTTCTTACAATATTTTCCCCGTTTTCTCAGGAGCTGAGAGTACCATTATTGGCGCGTCTGCATCGGTTATTGCCATTTTGGTCGCAATAGCTACTTATAACCCAGACATGGAAGTGCGGCTTATCCTTATCGGTAATGTCAAACTTAAATTCATCGCCATCTTCTTTGTGGCCTTAGACATTTTATTCCTCGACGGTGGAAATACAGGTGGACGCTTGGCTCACCTAGGCGGTGCACTACTCGGTTTTTCTTACGCCAGAAGTCTTAGCAAGGGCAATGATTGGTCAAATGGATTTTACGGTTTCGTCAATTTCTTTCGCGATTTGGTCAAGCCAAAACCGAAAATGAAAGTGGCCTCGTCAAAGGCCAGGTCAGCTGCATCCGGCTCAAGCTCGCGCAGCCAAGCCAAGAAGAGCAAAGAAGAAGTGTCGCAGCAGAAGAAGATAGATGAAATCCTTGATAAAATTTCTCAAAGCGGTTACGACAGCTTGACGAAAGCAGAAAAGGAGTTTCTGTTTAACGCAAGTAAGAAGTAG